Proteins from one Malania oleifera isolate guangnan ecotype guangnan chromosome 4, ASM2987363v1, whole genome shotgun sequence genomic window:
- the LOC131153478 gene encoding uncharacterized protein LOC131153478, translating into MRRSQREIEESFNPINLDYIFEEDDPLSQWLEERETPLLDGQDNSNWLNEEVGGTTEGGDQPPINAHDDSGSSPERTQSDDNLGLSPPSDDDGNSGAGAGVGGGGSGGGGGGGVEYNYGYDTGTSFGRDIYPSDPYGLHDIPENYDLGIPPGNQSSQPRRRRSARGDPSDSTEDSYGVVRSFGDFGLDGSSSQSFGSHPAYPHYASRDSHFYPSGLGISGSSESSSTHYPEPAPAPTYRHYSGEFSSPVYFQEQQQNDANLGSFNYVFPQGWGDNFPSQSQDTDANYEDPPRHSFWW; encoded by the coding sequence atgagaagaagccaacgagaaattgaagagagtttcaatcctatcaatttggactacattttcgaagaagatgatcctttaagtcaatggttagaggagagagagacaccactactcgacggtcaggacaattcaaattggttaaatgaagaggttggtggtactacagaaggaggtgatcaaccaccaataaacgcgcatgatgattcaggttcaagccctgaacgtacacaaagtgatgacaatcttggtttgagcccaccaagtgatgatgatggtaatagtggtgctggagctggggttggggggggtggcagtggtggtggtggaggcggcggtgtagaatataattatggatatgatacagggacatcatttggaagggatatatatccttctgatccttatggactacatgacatacctgaaaattatgacttgggtattcctccagggaaccaatcttcacaacccaggagaaggaggagtgctcgtggtgaccctagcgattctactgaagattcatatggtgtggttcgtagttttggcgactttggtttagatggttcatcatcacaatcatttggatctcatccagcatatccacattatgcatctcgtgactcacatttttatcccagtggattaggaatctcaggatctagtgagtcttcttctacacactacccagagccagcccctgccccaacttatagacattattcaggagaattttcatcaccagtatattttcaagagcaacaacaaaatgatgcaaacttgggttcattcaactatgtatttccacaaggatggggagataatttcccatcccaatctcaagatacagatgcaaattatgaagaccctccacgtcattctttttggtggtga